The Lacipirellula parvula genome window below encodes:
- the atpE gene encoding ATP synthase F0 subunit C — protein MTKVAKLFALCLVASLALATPAWAQEEEGAEAAAPAVAAAPAGVLSAGVPLITFSGAFGAALTTIGAAYGIGKLASAALESMARQPEVAGNIQTAMIIAAALIEGFTFFALFICMQQNPWG, from the coding sequence GTGACCAAGGTAGCGAAGCTGTTTGCATTGTGTTTGGTGGCCTCGTTGGCATTGGCCACTCCCGCTTGGGCCCAAGAAGAGGAAGGCGCTGAAGCGGCCGCTCCGGCCGTCGCCGCTGCTCCGGCTGGCGTTCTTTCGGCTGGCGTCCCGCTGATCACCTTCTCGGGTGCTTTCGGCGCCGCCCTCACCACGATCGGCGCCGCGTACGGCATCGGCAAGCTGGCCAGCGCCGCTCTCGAGAGCATGGCTCGTCAGCCCGAAGTCGCCGGCAACATCCAAACGGCGATGATCATCGCGGCCGCCCTTATCGAAGGTTTCACCTTCTTCGCGTTGTTCATCTGCATGCAGCAGAATCCGTGGGGCTAA
- the atpD gene encoding F0F1 ATP synthase subunit beta — translation MSTATAKNIGHITQVIGSTFDVEFAEDQLPAIFNAVKIKSENKGVKINLTGEVQQHLGGGRVRCIALGATDGLIRGQECVDTGAPVSVPVGKATLGRVFNVTGDAVDGRGPVAAEEYWPIHRQAPPLSELSTKTELFETGIKVIDLLTPFVRGGKAGLFGGAGLGKTVILTELIARIASAHGGYSVFAGVGERTREGTDLWLEMQEAKIGDTGRSVIDQTCMVFGQMNEPPGSRLRVALSALTMAEYFRDKTGADTLLFVDNIFRFSQAGSEVSALLGRMPSAVGYQPTLASEMGALQERIASTNKGAITSVQAVYVPADDPTDPAPATAFGQLDAFIYLERSISEKGIYPAVDPLASSSRILDPQYVGERHYNAARRVQTTLQRYRELQDIIAILGVDELSEEDKLIVHRARRIERFLSQPFLVAEVFTGKPGEITPLADTIRSFEELCDGKWDHLPENAFMYVGPIEQAEEQWKKTRK, via the coding sequence ATGTCCACCGCAACTGCCAAAAACATCGGTCACATCACCCAGGTCATCGGTTCGACGTTCGACGTCGAATTCGCCGAGGATCAGCTCCCCGCGATCTTCAACGCCGTGAAGATCAAGTCGGAGAACAAAGGGGTGAAGATCAACCTCACCGGCGAAGTGCAGCAGCACTTGGGCGGCGGCCGCGTCCGTTGCATCGCCCTCGGCGCCACCGACGGTTTGATCCGCGGTCAGGAATGCGTTGACACTGGCGCCCCGGTGTCGGTGCCGGTCGGCAAGGCGACGCTGGGTCGCGTGTTCAACGTCACCGGCGACGCGGTCGATGGTCGCGGCCCCGTGGCTGCTGAAGAGTATTGGCCGATCCACCGTCAAGCTCCGCCGCTGTCGGAACTATCGACGAAGACCGAGCTCTTCGAAACGGGCATCAAGGTGATCGACCTGCTCACCCCGTTCGTCCGCGGCGGTAAGGCCGGGTTGTTCGGCGGCGCCGGTCTCGGCAAGACGGTGATTCTCACCGAGCTCATCGCTCGTATCGCGTCGGCTCACGGCGGTTACTCGGTGTTCGCTGGCGTCGGCGAGCGGACCCGCGAAGGGACCGACCTCTGGCTCGAAATGCAAGAAGCGAAGATCGGCGACACTGGCCGCAGCGTTATCGACCAGACCTGCATGGTCTTCGGCCAGATGAACGAACCGCCGGGTTCGCGTCTCCGCGTCGCCCTGTCGGCCCTGACGATGGCCGAATACTTCCGCGACAAGACGGGCGCCGACACGCTGCTGTTCGTCGACAACATTTTCCGCTTCTCGCAAGCGGGTAGCGAGGTGTCGGCCCTGCTCGGTCGTATGCCGTCCGCGGTTGGTTACCAACCGACGCTCGCCTCCGAAATGGGCGCCCTGCAAGAACGGATCGCCTCGACCAACAAGGGCGCCATCACCTCGGTGCAAGCCGTGTACGTGCCGGCCGACGATCCGACCGACCCGGCGCCGGCCACCGCGTTCGGCCAGCTCGACGCGTTCATCTACCTTGAGCGGTCGATTTCGGAAAAGGGCATTTACCCGGCGGTCGATCCGCTGGCCAGCTCCAGCCGGATTCTCGATCCGCAGTACGTCGGCGAGCGTCACTACAACGCCGCCCGCCGCGTCCAGACGACCCTGCAGCGTTACCGCGAACTGCAAGACATCATCGCGATTCTCGGCGTCGACGAACTGAGCGAAGAAGACAAGCTCATCGTCCACCGTGCTCGCCGCATCGAGCGGTTCCTGTCGCAGCCGTTCCTCGTGGCCGAAGTCTTCACCGGCAAGCCGGGCGAAATCACCCCGCTGGCCGACACGATCCGCAGCTTCGAAGAACTGTGCGACGGCAAGTGGGATCACCTCCCCGAAAACGCCTTCATGTACGTCGGCCCAATCGAACAGGCCGAAGAGCAGTGGAAGAAGACCCGCAAGTAG
- the larE gene encoding ATP-dependent sacrificial sulfur transferase LarE, with amino-acid sequence MRRYIVDMDAPAADLAHRLVEAIRPLGRCIVAYSGGVDSAVVAYAAHAALGDGALAITGSSASLASGELDGAIRIAQAIGIQHETLATDELADPQYLRNAPDRCFHCKTELYSKLEQEATRRGIEFILNGANVDDLGDFRPGMKAASQHRVRSPLADCGLDKNAVRALAKHWGIEIWDKPATPCLSSRLAYGVAVSPERLSMIDQAEAALRTLGFGNLRVRLHENDLARLELSLADLARMADAQLRSDVAAELRRIGFRYVTLDLEGFRSGSFQQLVPMEELTRFSQPSRA; translated from the coding sequence ATGAGGCGGTATATTGTCGACATGGACGCACCCGCTGCAGACCTCGCGCATCGACTCGTTGAAGCCATCCGCCCGCTGGGCCGTTGCATCGTCGCCTACTCCGGCGGCGTCGATAGCGCGGTCGTCGCCTATGCCGCGCATGCCGCCCTCGGCGACGGCGCCCTGGCGATTACCGGCAGCAGCGCGAGCTTGGCCAGCGGCGAACTCGACGGCGCCATCCGCATCGCCCAGGCGATCGGCATTCAGCACGAAACGCTCGCCACCGACGAACTCGCCGATCCGCAGTACTTGCGGAACGCCCCCGATCGCTGCTTCCACTGCAAGACCGAGCTGTACTCGAAGCTGGAGCAAGAAGCCACTCGTCGCGGCATCGAGTTCATCCTCAACGGCGCCAACGTCGACGACCTGGGCGACTTCCGTCCCGGCATGAAGGCGGCGTCGCAACACCGCGTTCGCAGCCCGCTCGCCGACTGCGGCCTCGACAAGAACGCGGTGCGGGCGCTCGCGAAACATTGGGGGATCGAAATCTGGGACAAACCGGCAACCCCGTGCTTGTCGAGTCGCCTTGCCTACGGCGTCGCCGTGTCGCCGGAACGATTGTCGATGATTGACCAAGCCGAGGCCGCGTTGCGCACGCTCGGCTTCGGCAACTTGCGAGTGCGATTGCACGAGAACGATCTCGCGCGATTGGAACTTTCTCTCGCGGACCTCGCGCGAATGGCCGACGCGCAACTGCGTAGCGACGTCGCCGCCGAACTCCGCCGCATCGGCTTCCGCTACGTGACGCTCGACCTCGAAGGCTTTCGGTCGGGAAGCTTTCAGCAGCTCGTGCCGATGGAAGAGCTAACCCGCTTCAGCCAACCGTCGCGTGCGTAG
- a CDS encoding sodium:solute symporter family transporter — protein sequence MLTLPLAEVVGQLKSADYVVVFIYFIIVATYGFWIYNRKKRAEASTTDFFLAEGSLTWWAIGASLIASNISAEQFIGMSGDGFRVGVAIAAYEWIAAISLIVVGVFFLPIYLKNRIFTMPQFLKERYNESVALIMAVFWLFLYVLVNLTSILYLGAEAIRPMIGAEGNQFIMVALAIFATIITIGGMKVIGYTDVIQVVVLIIGGLATTYIALQMVSKYLGIDGGALAGFNELMKQAPDHFHMMVWKPAPDAPQGEISKYLVVPAAMYIGGQWVANLNYWGCNQYITQRALGADLETARKGLLFAGFLKLVMPVLVMLPGIAAYVLHENGHLQTELLKDGKVSGDQAYSAVLTFLPVGLRGLSVAALTAAIVASLAGKANSISTIFTLDVYKRYIDTGASERKLIWVGRLAIFFSMIAALAFTWQDTLNIGGEGGFKFIQKYTGFISPGVFAMFLLGMFWKRTTGAAAVAGLLTGFGLSIFFDKVAPGISRENLLYTAYPTGDVVDGKPVFEIPFLISMGWTFAFTMLLMVIISLFGPKDNPKAFAIDKSMFKVSPLTLTLIVTLLMTLGALYVRFW from the coding sequence ATGCTCACTCTCCCGCTTGCCGAAGTCGTTGGCCAACTGAAGTCCGCGGACTACGTCGTCGTCTTCATCTATTTCATCATCGTCGCCACCTACGGTTTCTGGATTTACAACCGTAAGAAGCGCGCGGAAGCCTCGACCACCGACTTCTTCCTGGCCGAAGGCTCGCTCACCTGGTGGGCCATCGGCGCTTCGCTCATCGCCTCGAACATCTCGGCCGAGCAGTTCATCGGCATGTCGGGCGACGGTTTCCGCGTCGGCGTCGCCATCGCCGCTTACGAGTGGATCGCGGCGATTTCGCTGATCGTCGTCGGCGTCTTCTTCCTGCCGATCTACTTGAAGAATCGCATCTTCACGATGCCGCAGTTCCTCAAGGAACGCTACAACGAGTCCGTCGCGTTGATCATGGCGGTCTTTTGGCTCTTTCTCTACGTGCTCGTCAATTTAACGTCGATTTTGTACCTCGGCGCCGAGGCGATTCGGCCGATGATTGGCGCCGAGGGGAACCAGTTCATCATGGTGGCGCTGGCCATCTTCGCGACGATCATCACGATCGGCGGCATGAAGGTCATCGGCTACACCGACGTCATCCAAGTGGTGGTGTTGATCATCGGCGGCCTGGCGACTACGTACATCGCGCTGCAAATGGTCAGCAAATATCTCGGCATCGACGGCGGGGCATTGGCCGGATTCAACGAACTGATGAAGCAGGCGCCTGACCACTTCCACATGATGGTTTGGAAACCGGCCCCCGACGCGCCGCAGGGTGAGATCAGCAAGTACCTGGTCGTCCCGGCGGCGATGTACATCGGCGGCCAATGGGTGGCCAACCTCAACTACTGGGGCTGCAACCAGTACATCACCCAGCGGGCCCTCGGCGCCGACCTCGAGACCGCCCGCAAGGGCCTCCTCTTCGCCGGCTTCCTCAAACTGGTCATGCCGGTACTGGTGATGCTCCCTGGCATCGCGGCCTACGTCCTCCATGAGAATGGGCATCTCCAGACCGAACTGCTGAAAGACGGCAAGGTCTCGGGCGATCAGGCCTACTCGGCGGTCCTCACGTTCTTGCCCGTCGGCTTGCGGGGCCTCTCGGTGGCGGCCCTCACCGCGGCGATCGTCGCCTCGCTTGCCGGCAAGGCGAACAGCATTTCGACGATCTTTACGCTCGACGTCTACAAGCGATACATCGATACGGGCGCCAGCGAACGCAAACTGATCTGGGTCGGCCGGCTCGCGATCTTTTTCTCGATGATCGCCGCGCTCGCCTTCACCTGGCAAGACACGCTGAACATTGGCGGCGAGGGGGGCTTCAAGTTCATCCAGAAGTACACCGGCTTCATCAGCCCGGGCGTCTTCGCGATGTTCTTGCTCGGCATGTTCTGGAAGCGGACGACCGGCGCCGCCGCAGTGGCGGGGCTGCTCACCGGCTTCGGCCTGTCGATCTTCTTCGACAAGGTCGCACCCGGAATCAGCCGGGAAAACCTCCTTTACACCGCTTACCCCACCGGCGACGTCGTCGACGGGAAGCCCGTATTCGAGATCCCCTTCTTGATCAGCATGGGGTGGACCTTTGCCTTCACCATGCTGCTGATGGTGATCATCAGCCTGTTCGGCCCGAAGGACAATCCGAAGGCGTTTGCCATCGATAAGTCGATGTTCAAGGTCTCGCCGCTCACGCTGACCTTGATTGTGACCCTGCTGATGACTCTCGGCGCCCTCTACGTACGGTTCTGGTAG
- the atpF gene encoding F0F1 ATP synthase subunit B, with protein sequence MLSTLALLLAGSNHANAEAAHGSHDLGHGNAGASLEDPSEIRGDLAIYTFAVFVLLLVILGTLAWPKISVALTEREKRIEDNIASAEAKSEEAKRLLAQYEAKLASAAAEVRAMLEEARKDAEATKEQIIAEARAGAQAERDRAVRDIDLAADHAMKNIAETSANLAVDLAGKVIRESINPAKQQELVRVALQKLQASNVSNN encoded by the coding sequence ATGTTGAGCACGCTGGCCTTGCTGCTGGCCGGGTCGAACCACGCCAACGCCGAAGCGGCGCACGGTTCGCACGACCTGGGACACGGCAATGCCGGGGCGTCGTTGGAAGATCCGTCGGAGATCCGCGGTGATCTGGCGATCTACACCTTCGCCGTGTTCGTCTTGCTCCTGGTGATCCTAGGTACGCTGGCTTGGCCGAAGATCAGCGTCGCTCTCACCGAGCGTGAAAAGCGGATCGAGGACAACATTGCTTCCGCCGAAGCAAAGAGTGAGGAAGCGAAGCGGCTGCTGGCTCAGTACGAGGCCAAACTGGCCAGCGCCGCGGCGGAAGTGCGGGCGATGCTTGAAGAAGCTCGCAAGGACGCCGAGGCAACGAAGGAGCAGATCATCGCCGAAGCTCGGGCCGGCGCCCAAGCGGAGCGAGATCGGGCGGTTCGCGACATCGATCTCGCGGCCGACCACGCCATGAAGAACATTGCCGAAACCAGCGCCAACCTCGCGGTGGATCTGGCCGGCAAGGTGATTCGCGAGTCAATCAACCCTGCGAAGCAACAGGAATTGGTTCGCGTGGCGCTCCAGAAGCTGCAAGCTTCGAACGTTAGCAACAACTAA
- the atpH gene encoding ATP synthase F1 subunit delta, with product MSEFIHADRDQENVFDVDAERLARVYAEAGLNAAGSIAEQESVVEELEAVVRDVLSVDPRVGEIFSSELIGSDEKVGMLDRILGKQASPKTLNLLKVMARHGRLGLLRDVAKAARKMWQQRSGRIPVELETANQLDATLEKEILTAFGGVLGADPIVTQRVNPELIAGFVIRVGDRVYDGSVRTRLERMRLAMIERAVDAIQKTPQRFVDKTTA from the coding sequence ATGTCTGAATTCATCCACGCCGATCGCGATCAGGAAAATGTGTTCGACGTCGACGCCGAGCGTCTTGCTCGCGTCTACGCCGAAGCAGGTCTGAACGCTGCCGGCAGCATTGCCGAGCAAGAGTCGGTAGTGGAAGAGTTGGAAGCAGTGGTGCGCGACGTGCTGTCGGTCGATCCGCGGGTCGGAGAGATCTTCAGCTCCGAGCTAATCGGCTCCGACGAGAAGGTCGGCATGCTCGACCGCATCCTCGGCAAGCAAGCCTCGCCGAAGACGCTCAACCTGTTGAAGGTCATGGCTCGCCACGGGCGACTGGGCCTGCTTCGCGACGTCGCCAAGGCGGCCCGCAAGATGTGGCAGCAGCGTTCGGGCCGCATTCCGGTGGAGCTCGAAACGGCCAACCAACTCGACGCCACGCTGGAGAAGGAGATTCTCACGGCGTTTGGCGGCGTGCTGGGCGCCGATCCGATCGTCACCCAGCGAGTGAATCCCGAGCTGATCGCCGGCTTCGTGATTCGCGTCGGCGATCGCGTCTACGACGGCTCGGTGCGAACCCGGCTTGAACGGATGCGGCTCGCGATGATCGAGCGGGCCGTCGATGCGATCCAGAAGACGCCGCAACGGTTCGTCGATAAGACGACCGCCTAA
- the atpB gene encoding F0F1 ATP synthase subunit A: MSSPILHIKDAYYFEVPRFLKKSELKSRSEFPEHYIRLDSEYQDWEAKRQYEGLAKLKNLQGLPAEASLMSQYHAWVHADGNFAKPFDRFLEEAPSQAWFQKQLDLGTFAKQQAGETEEAWSTRQSRAEALQKSWTTIKTNAENVQEYLDTTPDWSPAKLAEYNHQLDGKILIPQPFGKLKNNYERESGFAISKFMILEAVVALILIAVFTILAAKIRHGKVVRGKLWNMFEAFLLFIRDEIARPAIGHHDADRFVPLLWTIFMFVLGCNLLGMLPWVGAPTGSFSVTFGLAMVTFATVVVAGSIRFGIVGFWKNQVPSMGLPLPLAIFIVPMLFAIEVLGLLIKHLVLSIRLLANMVAGHLVLLAIMGLAVGAAASANWHLTATISVIGSALFSLLELFVAFLQAYVFTFLSALFIGAAVHHH; this comes from the coding sequence ATGTCCTCCCCGATCCTTCATATCAAAGACGCGTATTACTTCGAGGTGCCGCGCTTCTTGAAGAAGTCGGAGCTAAAGTCGCGCAGCGAATTCCCGGAACACTACATCCGGCTCGATTCTGAATACCAAGACTGGGAAGCGAAGCGTCAGTACGAAGGGCTCGCAAAGCTGAAGAACCTGCAGGGCTTGCCCGCGGAAGCTTCGCTGATGAGCCAGTACCATGCGTGGGTCCACGCTGACGGCAACTTTGCGAAGCCGTTCGATCGCTTCCTCGAAGAGGCGCCGAGCCAAGCTTGGTTCCAAAAGCAGCTCGACCTCGGCACATTCGCCAAACAGCAGGCAGGCGAAACGGAAGAGGCCTGGTCGACTCGCCAGTCCCGCGCCGAAGCTCTCCAAAAGAGCTGGACCACGATCAAGACCAACGCCGAGAACGTTCAGGAATACCTCGACACGACTCCCGATTGGTCGCCGGCCAAGCTCGCCGAATACAACCATCAGCTCGACGGCAAGATTCTGATTCCGCAGCCGTTCGGCAAGCTGAAGAACAACTACGAGCGCGAGTCGGGCTTCGCGATTTCCAAGTTCATGATCTTGGAAGCCGTGGTCGCCCTGATTCTGATCGCCGTGTTCACGATCCTGGCGGCGAAGATCCGCCACGGGAAAGTGGTTCGCGGGAAGCTGTGGAATATGTTCGAAGCGTTCCTGCTGTTCATTCGCGACGAGATTGCTCGTCCTGCGATTGGGCATCACGACGCCGACCGCTTCGTGCCGCTGCTGTGGACGATTTTTATGTTCGTGCTGGGCTGCAACCTGCTCGGCATGCTGCCGTGGGTCGGAGCTCCGACCGGTAGCTTCAGCGTGACGTTCGGCCTCGCCATGGTGACGTTCGCGACGGTCGTCGTCGCCGGCTCGATCCGCTTTGGCATCGTCGGCTTCTGGAAGAATCAGGTCCCCAGCATGGGCCTGCCGTTGCCGCTCGCGATCTTCATCGTCCCAATGCTGTTCGCGATCGAAGTCCTCGGCCTGCTCATCAAGCACTTGGTGCTCAGCATCCGGTTGCTCGCAAACATGGTGGCCGGTCACTTGGTGTTGCTGGCGATCATGGGTCTCGCCGTCGGGGCGGCAGCGAGTGCGAATTGGCATCTCACCGCGACGATCTCGGTGATCGGCTCGGCGTTGTTCAGTCTGTTGGAGTTGTTCGTCGCCTTCCTGCAGGCGTACGTGTTTACATTTTTGTCTGCCCTGTTCATCGGCGCTGCGGTGCATCACCACTAG
- the atpA gene encoding F0F1 ATP synthase subunit alpha produces the protein MKFNSDEIASVIQKEIENYAAQIDVREVGRVLEVGDGIAQVYGLSGVMAGEMVEFSSGPIGLAFNLEENSVGIIILGDYLSINEGDEVRSTGKLLSVPVGEALLGRVVDPLGNPLDGKGPIVTSKRRDVEVIATGVAERKPVTEPLQTGIKAVDAMTPIGRGQRELIIGDRKTGKTAVALDAIINQRGSGVKCFYVAVGQKESTVAAVVERLRETGAMDYTTVIVSGASAPAPLQYVAPYAGTAMAEEYMFNGGHALIVYDDLSKQAVAYRQLSLLMRRPPGREAFPGDVFYCHSRLLERSAKLSDALGGGSLTSLPIIETLEGEVSAYIPTNVISITDGQIYLQPDLFFAGIKPAMNVGISVSRVGGAAQIKAMKKVAGGLRLNLAAFRELEAFAQLGTELDPDTQSRLDRGYRLVELLKQGVFNPLNIVDEVLVIYAGTRGHLDKVPVNRVQEWEKTFLKFMADQKPEIRQAIADSKDLSDETVQQIEAALKEFNSQHDFIPVVDDAIIA, from the coding sequence ATGAAGTTCAATAGCGACGAAATCGCATCGGTTATCCAGAAGGAAATCGAGAACTACGCCGCCCAAATCGACGTCCGCGAAGTCGGCCGCGTGCTGGAAGTCGGCGACGGCATCGCCCAGGTCTACGGCCTTTCCGGCGTCATGGCCGGCGAGATGGTCGAGTTCTCCAGCGGCCCGATCGGGCTGGCGTTCAACCTGGAAGAGAACTCGGTCGGTATCATCATCCTCGGCGACTACTTGTCGATTAACGAAGGCGACGAAGTCCGCTCGACCGGCAAGCTGCTCAGCGTCCCGGTGGGCGAAGCGCTGCTCGGCCGCGTCGTCGATCCGCTGGGCAACCCGCTCGACGGCAAGGGCCCGATCGTCACCAGCAAGCGTCGCGACGTCGAAGTGATCGCCACCGGCGTCGCCGAACGCAAGCCGGTGACCGAACCGCTGCAAACGGGCATCAAGGCCGTCGATGCGATGACGCCGATCGGTCGCGGTCAACGCGAACTGATCATTGGCGACCGCAAGACCGGCAAGACTGCCGTCGCGCTCGATGCGATCATCAATCAACGCGGCTCGGGCGTGAAGTGCTTCTACGTCGCCGTCGGTCAGAAGGAATCGACCGTCGCCGCGGTGGTCGAGCGCCTTCGCGAAACGGGCGCCATGGACTACACGACCGTCATCGTCTCCGGCGCCAGCGCCCCGGCGCCGCTGCAGTACGTTGCTCCGTACGCCGGCACCGCGATGGCCGAAGAGTACATGTTCAACGGCGGCCACGCCCTGATCGTTTACGACGATCTCAGCAAGCAAGCCGTCGCCTACCGTCAGCTGTCGCTGCTTATGCGTCGTCCGCCAGGTCGCGAGGCGTTCCCCGGCGACGTGTTCTACTGCCATAGCCGGTTGCTCGAACGTTCGGCCAAGCTCAGCGACGCCCTCGGCGGCGGTTCGCTCACCTCGCTGCCGATCATCGAGACGCTCGAAGGCGAAGTGTCGGCCTACATTCCGACGAACGTCATTTCGATTACCGATGGCCAGATTTACTTGCAACCCGACTTGTTCTTCGCCGGCATCAAGCCCGCCATGAACGTCGGTATTTCGGTTTCGCGCGTCGGCGGCGCCGCCCAGATTAAGGCGATGAAGAAGGTTGCCGGCGGTTTGCGTCTCAACCTCGCCGCATTCCGCGAACTTGAAGCATTCGCTCAGCTCGGTACGGAACTCGATCCCGACACGCAGTCGCGTCTCGACCGCGGTTACCGTCTGGTCGAGTTGCTGAAGCAAGGCGTCTTCAACCCGCTCAACATCGTTGACGAAGTGCTGGTCATTTACGCCGGCACCCGCGGTCACCTCGACAAAGTCCCGGTCAACCGCGTGCAGGAATGGGAAAAGACGTTCCTTAAGTTCATGGCCGACCAGAAGCCGGAGATCCGCCAAGCGATCGCCGACAGCAAGGATCTCTCTGACGAGACGGTGCAGCAGATCGAAGCCGCGCTGAAGGAATTCAACTCGCAGCACGACTTCATCCCGGTCGTCGACGACGCGATCATCGCCTAA
- the atpG gene encoding ATP synthase F1 subunit gamma: MANPRALDKRRKSIKNIRKITRTMELIATARFKKAMDRASAATSYTQRITQLVSDLTRTGLQVSHPLLEKRDEVKKATLLVLTANRGLCGGFNGNLLRAGLLRWKEINEEVPETRLEIAGKRGIAGFKFRGYEAEHAYTHFEDKPSFDEVDVLATRYLDEYQSGQLDRLDVVYMKFDSIARQHVAIETLLPLGSLGAEAQEEETTGPQVQYEFLPSPESILEEVVPTSFKVRLFKCFLDSAVSEQIARMVAMKSATENAGDLIKQLSMQYNRARQGRITSELMDLIGGVEALK; this comes from the coding sequence ATGGCCAATCCCAGAGCACTCGACAAGCGCCGCAAGTCGATCAAGAACATCCGCAAGATTACGCGGACGATGGAATTGATCGCCACCGCGCGGTTCAAGAAGGCGATGGATCGCGCTTCGGCGGCGACGTCGTATACGCAGCGGATCACCCAGCTGGTGAGCGACCTGACGCGGACGGGGCTCCAAGTGAGCCACCCGCTGCTCGAGAAGCGCGACGAAGTGAAGAAGGCGACGCTGCTCGTGCTGACCGCCAACCGCGGCCTGTGCGGCGGCTTCAACGGCAACCTGCTTCGCGCGGGCCTGCTCCGTTGGAAGGAAATCAACGAGGAAGTGCCGGAAACGCGGCTCGAGATCGCCGGCAAGCGCGGCATCGCGGGCTTCAAGTTCCGCGGCTACGAGGCCGAGCACGCCTACACCCACTTCGAAGACAAGCCGAGCTTCGACGAAGTCGACGTGCTGGCGACGCGCTACCTCGATGAATACCAATCAGGCCAGCTCGATCGCCTCGACGTCGTCTACATGAAGTTCGACAGCATCGCTCGCCAACACGTGGCGATCGAGACGCTGCTGCCGCTCGGTTCGCTGGGCGCTGAGGCGCAGGAAGAAGAGACGACGGGGCCGCAGGTTCAATACGAGTTCCTGCCGTCGCCGGAGAGCATCCTGGAAGAAGTCGTGCCGACCAGCTTCAAGGTGCGGCTCTTCAAGTGCTTCCTCGACTCGGCCGTGAGCGAGCAGATCGCCCGGATGGTCGCGATGAAGAGTGCGACCGAAAACGCCGGCGACCTGATCAAGCAACTGAGCATGCAATACAACCGCGCCCGCCAAGGCCGCATCACCTCCGAGTTGATGGACCTCATCGGCGGCGTTGAAGCTTTGAAGTAA
- a CDS encoding DUF4912 domain-containing protein gives MTAATLRSLTAKDLAQMARERGVAGWHSMRKEELIGALVRAAKRRASAEAKLARAGEGRRVDAAEPVGLQPRRDSLAQRKLSQLQDKLAQGRNLASGTPDAAARQDRLVVMVRDPYWLHAYWELSPRSVDRAQAAMGQRWHGAKPVIRVYKIQPDSAALLERDIQIHGGVRNWYVDVQDPPSDYRLEIGYLAIDDSFYCLARSNEVSTPPAGTSDAVDDNWKAVAEDADRIFAMSGGYSAQGASRELQELLEERLRRPLGTPMKTRYGSGAAGRDGEQLDFAVDAEIIVYGAANRDAHVTLQGEPVQLRDDGTFAVRLSLPDRRQVIPIVASSYDGVEQRTTILAVERNTKVMEPLTRDFADANS, from the coding sequence ATGACGGCGGCCACTCTCCGATCGCTGACGGCTAAAGATCTGGCACAAATGGCGCGCGAGCGAGGCGTTGCTGGGTGGCATTCCATGCGGAAGGAGGAGTTGATTGGAGCCCTTGTGCGCGCTGCCAAACGCCGCGCCTCCGCCGAGGCGAAGCTCGCCCGCGCTGGCGAAGGCCGTCGCGTCGATGCCGCCGAACCGGTCGGCCTGCAACCGCGACGCGACAGTCTCGCCCAGCGGAAGCTGAGCCAACTTCAAGATAAACTCGCCCAAGGCCGCAACTTGGCATCAGGAACTCCTGACGCCGCTGCGAGGCAAGATCGCTTGGTGGTGATGGTCCGCGACCCCTACTGGCTGCATGCCTACTGGGAACTCTCGCCCCGCAGCGTCGATCGCGCCCAGGCCGCTATGGGCCAGCGTTGGCATGGCGCCAAGCCGGTGATTCGCGTTTACAAGATTCAGCCTGATTCGGCCGCGCTGCTGGAACGCGACATCCAGATCCACGGCGGCGTCCGCAATTGGTATGTCGACGTCCAAGATCCGCCATCCGACTATCGCCTTGAAATCGGCTACCTCGCCATCGACGACTCGTTTTATTGCCTAGCCCGCAGTAACGAGGTTTCGACGCCGCCCGCCGGCACCAGCGACGCGGTCGACGACAATTGGAAGGCAGTCGCCGAAGACGCCGATCGCATCTTCGCGATGAGCGGCGGCTATTCGGCTCAAGGCGCCAGCCGCGAGTTGCAAGAACTGCTCGAGGAACGGCTCCGTCGCCCGCTCGGCACGCCGATGAAGACCCGCTACGGCAGCGGCGCCGCCGGCCGCGACGGCGAGCAGCTTGACTTCGCCGTCGACGCCGAGATCATCGTCTACGGCGCCGCGAACCGCGACGCCCACGTGACGCTGCAAGGCGAACCGGTGCAACTCCGCGACGACGGTACGTTTGCCGTGCGGCTGAGCCTGCCCGATCGCCGCCAAGTGATCCCGATTGTCGCCAGCTCCTACGACGGCGTCGAACAACGGACCACGATTCTTGCCGTTGAGCGGAACACCAAGGTCATGGAGCCGCTGACCCGCGACTTCGCCGACGCCAACAGCTAA